One genomic segment of Pseudomonadota bacterium includes these proteins:
- a CDS encoding class I SAM-dependent methyltransferase, with amino-acid sequence METDISSSNPNPSETQRENPFESGGKRYASYRPSYPPALADALAGCLQNRRLALDVGCGSGQLTQLLSPLFDQVLGIDPSEDQLAQARLKAQHLSNLTFRQSPAEHTGVADGSVDLVVAAQAAHWFDLPAFYEESRRIASPRAAIALVTYGVPYINHWVNTIFQQGYWQRVHEFWPPERAQVESGYADLDFPFAAIDFPSFQESQAMTCDEFTGYITTWSAYKNAVARGCRDRFDDFFARLERAWPGSATCEVVWPIVVRAGHVRA; translated from the coding sequence ATGGAGACCGATATTTCCAGCTCAAACCCCAACCCATCAGAAACGCAGCGCGAGAACCCTTTTGAGTCTGGGGGTAAACGTTATGCCAGCTACCGCCCGTCATACCCGCCAGCGCTGGCGGACGCCCTGGCAGGATGTCTTCAGAATCGGCGGCTGGCGTTAGACGTCGGCTGCGGCAGCGGGCAGCTGACCCAACTGCTGTCTCCGCTGTTTGATCAGGTGCTGGGCATTGACCCTAGCGAGGACCAGCTGGCGCAGGCCCGACTGAAGGCGCAGCACCTATCCAATCTGACGTTTAGGCAGAGCCCCGCCGAGCACACCGGGGTTGCCGACGGATCGGTGGATCTGGTAGTTGCGGCTCAGGCGGCGCATTGGTTTGACCTGCCTGCCTTTTATGAAGAATCGCGTCGTATCGCGTCACCGCGGGCAGCGATTGCGCTGGTCACCTACGGTGTGCCCTACATCAATCACTGGGTGAACACGATCTTCCAGCAGGGATACTGGCAGCGCGTCCACGAGTTCTGGCCCCCGGAACGCGCGCAGGTGGAGTCGGGCTATGCTGACCTCGACTTCCCCTTTGCCGCCATCGACTTTCCATCGTTCCAGGAGAGCCAAGCCATGACCTGCGATGAGTTCACTGGCTATATCACCACTTGGTCAGCGTATAAGAACGCCGTTGCACGCGGTTGCCGTGACCGGTTCGACGACTTTTTTGCGCGTTTGGAGCGTGCCTGGCCAGGTTCAGCAACCTGCGAGGTGGTGTGGCCGATTGTCGTCCGGGCAGGCCACGTGCGGGCCTGA
- a CDS encoding VOC family protein translates to MNYLHTMVRVSDLEKSLAFYCNALGLVEVNRFDNEGGRFTLVFLAAPDDVAAASESKAPLVELTYNWDPEDYQGGRNFGHLAYRVDDIYALCQQLSDAGVTINRPPRDGHMAFVRSPDGISIELLQRGEALPAQEPWASMPNSGQW, encoded by the coding sequence ATGAATTATCTGCACACGATGGTGCGCGTCAGCGATCTGGAAAAATCGCTTGCGTTCTACTGCAACGCGCTGGGGCTGGTCGAAGTGAATCGATTCGACAACGAAGGCGGTCGGTTTACGCTGGTTTTTCTTGCCGCTCCGGACGACGTGGCGGCCGCCAGTGAGAGCAAGGCGCCGCTGGTGGAGCTAACGTACAACTGGGACCCCGAGGACTACCAGGGCGGGCGAAACTTTGGCCATCTCGCCTATCGGGTCGACGATATCTACGCGCTGTGCCAGCAGCTATCGGATGCTGGCGTTACGATCAACCGTCCCCCGCGGGACGGCCACATGGCATTCGTTCGGTCCCCAGACGGGATCTCGATTGAGCTGCTGCAGCGGGGAGAGGCGTTGCCAGCACAGGAGCCCTGGGCCTCAATGCCCAACTCCGGTCAGTGGTAG
- a CDS encoding GNAT family N-acetyltransferase, translated as MRKHDILRDLGPLALASRLKRLADTLLADAAKIHSASGEPLQPGQFPLVAALDRYGPMSVNDAAEVLGISQPATTRAVAEATKSGLVASAPGEHDKRFRQLSLTELGRGSVSRMKQSMWLRVDAAARSLTTGLSGDFLNSVAEIERRLDENSMLDRVQANTLTIEPYADHHARDFHDINVEWIKDMFTIEPHDQNVLMNPRENIIDQGGAIYFVRSDEDGIVGTCALEQADEGFVEVTKMGVRSAARGKGAGEFLLRFVLERVREMGWQDRLFLVSNKKNSAAVKLYEKLGFEHDAHIMQQFGSRYERCNVAMRYRGHQSK; from the coding sequence ATGAGAAAGCATGACATCCTTCGTGATCTCGGGCCGCTGGCGCTGGCGAGTCGTCTCAAACGTTTAGCCGATACGCTATTGGCGGACGCAGCCAAGATCCACTCAGCCAGCGGGGAGCCCCTTCAGCCCGGCCAGTTTCCGCTGGTTGCGGCCCTGGATCGCTATGGGCCCATGAGTGTCAATGACGCCGCTGAGGTGCTCGGCATCAGCCAACCCGCCACCACCCGCGCCGTCGCTGAAGCGACCAAAAGCGGCCTGGTGGCCTCCGCTCCCGGAGAGCATGACAAACGATTCCGCCAGCTCTCGCTCACCGAGCTGGGGCGGGGCAGCGTTTCGCGGATGAAACAGTCGATGTGGCTGCGCGTGGACGCCGCCGCGCGGAGTCTGACCACCGGATTGTCCGGAGACTTTCTAAACAGCGTGGCGGAGATCGAACGGCGCCTTGACGAGAATTCGATGCTCGATCGGGTGCAAGCCAACACGCTGACCATCGAGCCATACGCTGACCACCACGCGCGGGATTTTCACGACATCAACGTGGAGTGGATCAAAGACATGTTTACGATCGAACCCCATGACCAGAATGTCTTGATGAACCCCAGGGAGAACATTATCGATCAAGGCGGGGCGATCTATTTTGTGCGCAGCGACGAGGACGGAATCGTCGGAACGTGTGCACTGGAGCAAGCCGACGAGGGATTTGTGGAAGTGACCAAAATGGGCGTTCGCTCAGCGGCGAGAGGTAAGGGTGCCGGTGAGTTTTTGCTGCGTTTCGTGCTGGAGCGTGTACGCGAGATGGGCTGGCAAGACAGACTGTTTCTCGTCAGCAACAAAAAAAATAGCGCCGCGGTCAAACTTTACGAAAAGCTCGGCTTTGAACACGACGCCCACATCATGCAGCAATTTGGATCGCGCTATGAGCGCTGTAACGTCGCGATGAGGTATCGCGGACACCAGTCGAAATAA
- a CDS encoding LysR family transcriptional regulator, with translation MDTEGVRLFVLAAERLNISAAGRQLGLAPAVASARLAKLEKQLGADLLHRSTRKISLSREGAEFLPFARELLAQEDAAFAALGQGTPEVTGTLRFAASSSFAQLYVAPLLPEFLDRFPKINLELRLSDLPQDLIEGGFDLALRNYPIEESSLRARKLADDLRLLCAAPQYLAKFGTPVTPDDLAQHQLLTFGDASPRRLASSTDGPDGIFPPTVSARRVVCDDGTSMRIATLAGAGISMNSYWSVGQDIADGSLVRVLPDYEIADSSAIWLVYPKSNVLTAKVRALIDFLLEKIGNPPVWLRKP, from the coding sequence TTGGACACCGAGGGCGTGCGTCTATTTGTCTTGGCCGCTGAACGGCTGAATATCAGCGCGGCGGGGCGCCAGCTGGGGCTGGCGCCGGCGGTCGCCAGCGCTCGTTTGGCCAAGCTCGAGAAGCAGCTCGGTGCCGACCTGCTGCACCGTTCGACGCGAAAAATCTCACTTTCCCGGGAGGGCGCCGAGTTTTTGCCGTTTGCGCGGGAGCTGCTCGCCCAGGAGGATGCGGCCTTTGCGGCGCTGGGGCAGGGCACCCCGGAGGTCACGGGGACGCTGCGGTTTGCCGCGTCGAGCTCGTTTGCCCAGCTATACGTTGCGCCGCTCCTGCCCGAGTTTCTCGATCGCTTCCCGAAAATCAACCTGGAGCTGCGGCTGTCAGACCTGCCGCAAGATCTGATCGAAGGGGGATTTGACCTGGCGCTTCGCAATTACCCAATTGAGGAAAGCAGCCTGCGGGCCCGGAAGCTGGCCGACGACCTTCGACTGCTCTGTGCCGCCCCTCAGTACCTCGCAAAGTTCGGGACACCGGTAACCCCCGATGATCTTGCCCAGCACCAGCTACTGACGTTCGGCGACGCCAGCCCGAGAAGACTCGCCTCGTCCACCGACGGCCCGGACGGGATTTTCCCGCCCACAGTGTCAGCGCGACGAGTGGTCTGTGACGACGGCACCAGCATGCGGATCGCCACGCTTGCGGGAGCGGGAATCTCCATGAACTCCTACTGGAGTGTCGGCCAGGATATTGCTGACGGATCGCTGGTGCGCGTGCTTCCCGATTACGAAATCGCCGACAGCTCGGCCATCTGGCTGGTGTATCCCAAGTCCAACGTGCTCACGGCCAAGGTGAGAGCACTCATCGATTTCCTGCTAGAAAAAATTGGCAATCCACCGGTATGGCTGCGGAAGCCCTGA
- a CDS encoding zinc-dependent alcohol dehydrogenase family protein: protein MQAMILNEYGDQAEFQSTELPTPEAAPGQVLVRIAASSVNTVDTMIRSAGEALPLSPKLPALLGMDFAGVVEAVGDGVDRFAPGDEVYGCAGGLTDLPGALAEYIAADAQLLALKPQSLSMREAAALPLVGITAYEGLVRAATGKGQKVLVHGGTGGVGHVAVQLAKHMGADVYTTVSSDAQAAVVEGYGATAINYKSQSVEDYVQTHTGGAGFDVVYDSVGGMNMLNSFSAAALNAHVVSTVSLVEIDLTEAHFKGLSLHVVFMLIPMLHNVGRAEHGSILEKLAAIADAGELKPLLDGPQFRLAQAGEAYGRLASGQAVGKVVIES from the coding sequence ATGCAGGCCATGATTCTCAATGAGTACGGCGACCAAGCCGAGTTCCAGTCCACCGAGCTGCCGACGCCCGAGGCGGCGCCGGGCCAGGTGTTAGTTCGGATTGCCGCAAGCAGCGTCAATACCGTAGACACGATGATTCGGTCTGCCGGCGAAGCCCTGCCGCTCTCGCCGAAGCTTCCAGCATTGCTGGGCATGGACTTCGCCGGTGTCGTTGAGGCAGTCGGCGACGGGGTTGATCGGTTTGCACCGGGTGATGAGGTTTACGGATGCGCCGGAGGTCTGACCGACCTCCCCGGCGCCCTTGCTGAGTACATCGCCGCTGATGCCCAGCTGCTGGCTCTCAAACCGCAATCGTTGAGCATGCGCGAAGCGGCTGCGCTGCCGCTGGTGGGCATCACCGCCTATGAGGGGCTGGTCCGCGCAGCGACGGGCAAGGGGCAAAAGGTGCTCGTTCACGGCGGGACCGGCGGCGTTGGGCATGTTGCGGTGCAGCTGGCGAAGCATATGGGGGCTGACGTTTACACCACCGTGTCGAGCGACGCGCAGGCCGCTGTCGTCGAGGGTTATGGCGCCACCGCCATCAACTATAAAAGCCAGTCGGTTGAAGACTACGTCCAGACGCATACGGGCGGCGCGGGTTTTGACGTGGTGTACGACTCGGTGGGCGGCATGAACATGCTGAACTCCTTTTCCGCAGCGGCCTTGAACGCCCACGTAGTCTCCACGGTATCGCTGGTCGAAATCGATCTGACCGAGGCTCACTTTAAGGGCCTGTCGCTGCACGTTGTCTTTATGCTGATTCCGATGCTGCACAACGTTGGCCGTGCCGAGCATGGATCCATTCTGGAGAAGCTGGCTGCCATCGCTGACGCCGGAGAGCTCAAGCCGCTGTTAGACGGGCCGCAGTTTCGCCTGGCTCAGGCGGGTGAAGCTTATGGCCGTTTGGCAAGCGGTCAGGCCGTCGGGAAGGTGGTGATCGAATCGTAA
- a CDS encoding acyl-CoA dehydrogenase family protein — MRDLTQKPATDSVLPASEVENDQTELLLDEDRFEGDPALQAAIKNNAPDHQAELESIGTRFASARAQQLAVDANSFPPQLSTLDRRGQPETKLAFHPAWHELMAMNIEAGAISRSWHAEGHGSYTARAAQMYLTAQTEAGHQCPISMSHGAIPVLRRHQDNVPEIGEIWLPRMLSQQYDPSDAPADAKQGLLLGMGMTEKQGGSDIRSNRTAAEPIGQGGAGQRYLLNGHKWFFSAPQCDGFLVTAVADHGAGCFLVPRLKSDGSPNGIHPRRLKDKLGNRSNASSEVDIVKAEGWLLGDEGRGVAEIIEMATHTRMDCVLATAGIQRRALCIAMNHSNDRKVFGKQLIKQPLMTNVLASLALESHATTALALWLATLFEPSASPEDRSLGRLLVAATKYHVCKGGAGFVAETMEVLGGNGYVEDWELARLYREMPLLSIWEGSGNIMCLDVIRSIAAEPTALAELSRQLDSGRGGIAAFDQAADLAVAGLETPDPSQARRMTHQLIVTLQALMLLRSDQSEIAEAWCQFRLGRASVGLPSYGTLPAGVDPEQILAAVVPAYH; from the coding sequence ATGCGAGATCTCACCCAAAAGCCCGCCACTGACTCCGTATTACCGGCATCGGAAGTAGAAAACGATCAAACTGAGCTGCTGCTCGATGAAGATCGTTTCGAAGGCGATCCCGCGCTCCAGGCAGCGATTAAGAACAATGCTCCAGACCACCAGGCCGAGCTGGAATCGATTGGCACCCGGTTTGCCAGCGCCCGAGCGCAACAATTAGCCGTCGATGCAAATAGTTTTCCGCCCCAACTCTCAACGCTTGATCGCCGGGGCCAGCCTGAGACGAAGCTCGCGTTCCACCCGGCTTGGCATGAACTGATGGCGATGAACATCGAAGCGGGCGCCATATCCCGATCCTGGCACGCTGAGGGGCACGGCAGCTATACGGCGCGGGCCGCACAGATGTACCTGACCGCACAAACTGAGGCGGGCCACCAGTGTCCGATCTCCATGTCTCACGGCGCCATTCCGGTTCTACGTCGGCATCAGGACAACGTTCCCGAGATCGGGGAGATCTGGCTGCCGCGGATGTTGAGCCAGCAATACGACCCTAGCGATGCGCCCGCAGACGCCAAACAGGGGCTTTTGCTAGGGATGGGTATGACCGAAAAACAGGGCGGTTCCGACATCCGTTCAAACCGCACAGCCGCGGAGCCCATCGGGCAGGGCGGCGCGGGTCAGCGTTATCTGCTCAATGGGCACAAGTGGTTTTTTTCGGCCCCACAGTGCGACGGTTTTTTGGTTACCGCTGTCGCGGACCACGGCGCAGGCTGCTTTCTCGTGCCGCGTCTAAAGTCTGACGGCTCCCCCAATGGAATTCATCCACGTCGGCTCAAAGACAAGCTTGGCAATCGCTCGAATGCCAGTTCGGAGGTGGATATTGTCAAAGCCGAGGGCTGGCTGCTCGGCGACGAAGGTCGCGGCGTAGCTGAAATCATCGAGATGGCCACCCACACTCGCATGGACTGTGTGCTAGCAACCGCCGGCATTCAGCGTCGCGCCCTCTGTATCGCGATGAATCACTCAAATGATCGAAAAGTGTTTGGTAAACAGCTGATAAAACAGCCTTTAATGACCAACGTCCTTGCCAGTCTAGCGTTGGAATCCCACGCAACCACCGCGCTTGCCCTATGGCTCGCCACCCTGTTTGAACCCTCCGCCAGCCCCGAAGATCGCTCCCTGGGGCGCCTCTTGGTCGCTGCGACCAAGTACCACGTGTGCAAGGGCGGCGCCGGCTTTGTGGCAGAGACTATGGAGGTGCTGGGCGGCAACGGATACGTCGAAGACTGGGAGCTTGCACGCCTTTACCGGGAGATGCCCCTACTGTCGATCTGGGAAGGTTCCGGCAACATCATGTGCCTCGACGTGATTCGATCAATTGCAGCCGAACCGACAGCGCTAGCGGAGCTTTCCCGGCAGCTCGACAGTGGCCGGGGCGGCATCGCCGCTTTTGATCAGGCGGCCGATCTCGCAGTAGCCGGACTGGAAACACCGGATCCGTCGCAGGCCAGACGCATGACCCATCAGTTGATTGTCACGCTGCAGGCCTTAATGCTACTGCGCAGCGACCAGTCCGAGATAGCGGAGGCCTGGTGCCAATTCCGGCTCGGTCGTGCAAGCGTGGGGCTGCCGAGTTACGGGACCCTGCCGGCGGGCGTTGACCCAGAGCAGATCCTCGCAGCAGTCGTGCCAGCCTACCACTGA
- a CDS encoding response regulator transcription factor, which produces MQIALLEDDNDQVALISLWLSRMDAKVSSFTTGQALKSALKKAHFDLFLLDWELPDTTGLEVLDWIRNQMDWRVPVVFLTLRDAETDIVRALDGGADDYIVKPLNAEVTLARIRNVLRRTSPNTTKGIIDAEPYRIDLEQRSIMVNGEPIAVTQREFNLASYLFQHPSQVLSRETLLREVWGIDAELNTRTVDTHISRVRSKLGINVDNGWLLHSIYQYGYRLEPLSQGSAPT; this is translated from the coding sequence ATGCAAATCGCCTTGCTAGAAGACGATAACGACCAAGTTGCCCTTATCAGCTTGTGGTTGTCCCGTATGGACGCCAAAGTCTCCAGCTTCACCACCGGCCAGGCTCTGAAGTCCGCCCTCAAGAAAGCCCATTTTGATTTATTCCTGCTCGACTGGGAACTGCCGGACACCACGGGGCTGGAGGTTCTCGACTGGATTCGCAATCAGATGGATTGGCGGGTGCCGGTCGTTTTTCTCACGCTGCGGGACGCGGAAACCGACATTGTGCGGGCGCTGGATGGCGGCGCGGACGACTATATCGTTAAGCCGCTAAACGCCGAGGTGACGCTCGCGCGGATTCGTAACGTACTGCGTCGCACCAGCCCCAACACCACCAAAGGCATCATCGACGCTGAACCCTATCGGATCGATCTGGAGCAGCGCAGCATCATGGTCAACGGCGAACCCATAGCCGTCACCCAGCGCGAATTCAATCTGGCAAGCTACCTGTTCCAGCATCCGTCTCAGGTGTTGTCTCGCGAAACGCTGCTCCGCGAGGTCTGGGGCATCGACGCTGAGCTCAACACGCGTACCGTCGATACCCATATCTCCCGCGTGCGCTCAAAGCTTGGCATCAACGTCGACAACGGATGGTTGCTGCACAGCATCTATCAGTATGGCTACCGGCTGGAACCGCTC